The Peribacillus simplex genome contains the following window.
TATCAGGCTCCGTGTATTTCTTCGCCGTTTAGGAATGGAAGATGTTACGATGCACATGTTAATCCAGATCCTGACTCCTTTTATTATTTTCCTCTCTGTGGAACATTTCCACCTTTCTGGGATTTTAGCGGTCGTGGCTGGGGGGATTGTCCATGCCATTGAACGAGATCGGGAAATATCACCAACTGTAGAACTTCAGGTCGTTTCAAAGAGTACATGGTCCGTCATTTTATATGTATTGAATGGTCTTGTATTCGTTTTGCTAGGTTTGCAAATTCCAAGCGTTTTGAAAATTATCTTTCAAGACCCAGTCTTCAATAATGGGCAAGTGATCCTATATATCGTGGTCATTACACTTTTCCTCTTTGCTTTACGATTCATTTGGCTTACTGCTGCCTGGTCGATTGGCTGGATGACGAAAAAAGCAGGCGCCCAAAAACCAGACTTCAAAGCAGCTGGAATCATTACCATTTCCGGTGTTCGCGGAGCTGTAACGTTAGCGGGTTCGTTCTCGATTCCGTATGTGTTGGCAGATGGAAGTCCTTTTCCGGAGCGTTCGTTAATCATCTTCATTGCAGCAGGTGTCATATTGCTGACTTTGATCGTTGCCAGTGTTTTTCTGCCAATCATAGCACGGGCAGAAGAAGAGGAAATCGTGGATAAGCAGGCTGATAGAACGAAAGCGGCTGCCATTCACACACATCAAGCGGCGATTAAAGTTATAGAATCCCAAATGACAGATGAAAACCGGGAAGCGGCTTTATCGATCATTTCGAGGTACTGTACCAAGATCAATGCACTGTCCTATGTAGAACAGGAGAAAGAGCCAGCTGCATTAAGGGAAGAAGAAAAGGGTCTTCGCTTTAAAGCCCTTGAAGCAGAGCAAAGGTTTCTTGATAAACTTATTAAGGATGAGAAAGTGGACCGGGAAACGGCATTTATATGTAAAGAATATATCCAGCGTATGGAAGGCGCGGTCACAAACCGGATGAAATTCCGTTTTTTCAGGTCCGTAACGCTTTTCAGAAGAAGTATGCTGAGGGTTTTTAAATTATTTTTCCCTAATAAAAGTGAAATAAGAAGGATCAATATAGAGAGATTGGAAAAGGTGAGAGACCTTAAAATCAGGATGTACAAAGCCGCCATCCAAGAGATACAAGCGGGTATCACTTCTGAAAATCATGAGACGTCTTCGATGATCATAGAAGAGTATAAAGTGTTGATATTAAAATGCAAACGTGAAAATAGAGGCCGTACCCCTAGTAAAATGGTCGATTATGAAAGGGAGCTATTCTATAAAGCGATCCAGGCAGAACGGGACGAAGTGCAGGATATGTTTGAAAAACGACAAATTTCCCGCGAGGTTGCCAATATACTCCGCAAGCAAATCAATTTACGAGAAGCACTGACAATCAATGAAAGCACCCATTGATTATTTTAAGGAGCGCTGCCGATATATTCGGCAGTGCTTCTTTCATTTAGTGGAGGGATTTTAAGGTGACGCATCGAACGGAAGAGTCACTGAAATATTGCCGAAACGATGTTGACAGACACCCTTTCGTTATATTGGCTGCGGGTATTCCGTTTAGGTTAGAACATCAGCCCTTTCACCAGCAATAAAAAAGCGATATTACTCCGTGGATTTCTTATTGACCAAAATCATCAAGGGAAACGGATTGCGAAGAAAGCCTTGCAAATCTTTCCGGAATTCGCAAAAGGGATTTTTCCAAACAAGGATTCGATTGTACTGGCAGTGGACGTCAAGAATATGATTGCCAAAACCCTTTATACGAAAACGGGGTTTCAGGATAAAGGAATTCATAAAGAAGGAAGAAGCGGGTTGATGGAGATAATGGAGTATAGATTAGATAAAATGAACATGGATATGGAAAAAGGAAATGAGATACAGAGTATCAATATGAGGGTATTTAGACTTTTCGAATGAGAGAAGGTCTTTTTTTTTGTCCAATTTGTTACAGGTTTCAGTACGAAACTAATGAATTAAAGGGTCGCTTTTAATAATGCTGCTGCCTTATGGTACACTTTACTTAATGTAAATTTCGTTAATCGAGGTGTATTCTAATGAAAACGGTCGTAGTGGTAGGTGGAGGCATTACGGGTTTATCAACCATGTATTATTTACAAAAAGCTGCTAAAGCGAACAGTCTCTCCGTACGATTAATATTAATAGAAGGAAATGAGAAACTAGGCGGTAAAATCAGGACAGTGCATGATGGTCCATTTAAAATCGAAGCGGGTGCCGATTCGATTGTCGCCAGGAAACAAAATATAAAACCATTTCTTAAAGAATTGAACCTTGAGGATCAAGTTGTCTATAATGCGACGGGAAAATCATTTATCCATACCGATGGCGTGCTAAAAGGAATCCCTGAAGATGCCCTATTCGGAATTCCAATGAGCCTGGAGTCCCTGGTGAAAAGTGATCTGGTTTCTGCACAAGGAAAGGTCGATGCCTTAAAGGATTTCTATACAAAGAATGAGACGTTTACGAAAAACGACTCAATCGGTTTATTTCTTGAAAGTTTCTTAGGTAAGGAATTGGTACAAAAACAGATATCACCTGTCCTATCGGGTGTTTATTCAGGAAAACTAAATGAATTGACCATTGCTAAAACACTGCCGGAGATGCTGGATTATAAAAATGAATATGGCAGTATCATACGCGGTCTATCGGAAAATAAGCAGAAATATCAAAGCAAGGGAAATAAGAAGTTCCTTTCGTTTAAAAATGGCTTATCGGTATTGATTGAACGTATTGAGGAAAGCCTCAATATGGTGGAAATTGTTAAAGGGGTCAAGGCGGAAAAAATCAGAAAGAATGATGAGAGGTATATAATTTCATTGGCAAACGGTGAATCGCTGGAAACGGACTTCATCGTATTGAGTACACCGCATACAATTGCCCAGAAACTATTGGGTGATAGGGAGTTGGATCAAGACTTCGCTGGCTTGATCAATAGTTCAATGATAAGCGTTTACCTTGGATTCGATATCCCGGACAGCATGCTTCCCAATGATGGGACGGGTTTCATTGCAGGTGATAATAGTGATTTGATCTGCAATGCATGTACGTGGACGAGCCGGAAATGGGAGCATACTTCTGAAAACAGTCAGCTTTTAGTAAGGCTTTTTTATAAAAGCTCAATTCCGGACTATGAACGGTTACGGTCCCTTACAAATCAGGAATTAATCCAGGTGGCTTTACGAGACATTAAAAGCAGTTTAAGTATTTCTGGGACTCCAATTACAAGTGAAGTGACGAAATGGCATGAGGAAATGCCGAACTACCATATTAAACATCCTCAAATCGTTCAATCACTGGAGGCGAAAATCTCCGAGAATTATCCGAATGTTTTACTTGCGGGATGTTCATACAATGGTGTCGGAATACCGGACTGTATTGCTGATGGGGAAAAGAAGGCGGAAGAGATATGTCTGAATTTGTAAAAGGGGGACTGCCGGGTGGCAGTCTCAAACTGTAGACAAACTCGAGGGGAAATATCATCTACTGTTTTTTTGAGTGTTAGTAAAGTGGAACGTTGATTTCCGCTCCAGGCACTCGCTTTCCGCGGGCGGTCCGCCCTCGGCGCACTTTTCCCGCAGGAGTCTCGTACACCCGTTCCAATCAACTTTGTATTAACTTTTAGCGATTTTGTAATAGGTACGATTGCAGCACCAGCTATGATAATAATATCCAAGAGTCTCAATAGGAAAACGTGATTGGAAGAGGACACCAAACATATTTGCGGTGCCTTTTTTAGCAATGTACGGAAAGAAAGGATCAAAATGGTTTGACACGTCACATTTGGCAAGAATACGTGGAAGAATCACGAGAGGTAACTATTCCTATACCTGCTTTGCTTCATTTCCAATAGTAAATCAGAAAGGACTGCCCTGCGGCGGTCCTATTTTTTGTATGACTGGAAATTCCGTTTGAAGTTTCCCGCATTTCCTGTATAATGATATTCGTAAAATTAAACTGAAAGTTTACTTATATAAAACTTTATCTACTGTAGGTTTACTATAAGTAAACTAATTGAGGGTAAATAGGATGCAAATTGGAAAAAAAATAAAAAACCTTCGCTTGAAAAAGGGATTGACCCAGGAAGAATTGGGAGAAAGAACGGATTTAAGCAAAGGATATATTTCACAGTTAGAAAGGGATCTGAGTTCCCCTTCCATTGAAACCCTTTTCAATATATTAGAAGTACTCGGCTGCAAGCCGAAGCAATTCTTCGATGAAGAGGATCAGGTCCAAAAAGTAGTGTATGAAGAAGAAGCACAAACATTTTTTATCGATGAGGAACGAGGGTATCAAATTCAGTGGCTTGTGCCTGAATCGAATGAGAAGGAAATGGAACCGATTCGCCTGACCCTTCAGGAAAAAGGGGAATTCAAACAATTTGAACCATCTTTGTCGGAAACATTCGGTTATGTAATAAGCGGAAGAGTCATTGTAAAGCTTGGTACACATACGTATTTCGTCAAGGCAGGTGAATCAATTTATTTTCATGCTTCCGATGAACACCAAATCATCAATGATTTTGGGGGTCCATCCGAGTTATTGCTTGTGGTGACGGAATCATACTTATAGAGTTCAAAGCAATTGCTATCGTCTATGTAAAGACGGATGAAGTAAGGTAATGGAAAGAGGGAAGTAGCTATGGCAAACGAGAATATAATACACTTCGATCAGGTTACGAAGCAATTCGATGATGATACGGTAGTTCTCGATAATGTTAGTTTTGAAATCGAGAGAGGGAAGTTCTATACGCTTCTGGGTCCTTCAGGCTGTGGGAAGACAACGATCCTTCGCTTGATTGCCGGATTTACGGAGGCCTCCAAGGGTGATATTTACTTTGAGGGAAAAAAGATCAATGATGTGCCAGCCAATAAAAGGCAAGTAAATACGGTATTTCAAGATTATGCACTTTTTCCACATTTAAATGTTTTCGAAAATGTAGCATTCGGTCTTCGCATCAAAAAAATGAAAAATACCGAAGTGGAAATAAAGGTGAAGGAAGCCCTCAGCTTTGTTAATTTGGAGGGTTATGAAAAACGGGAGATCAGGGAAATGTCCGGCGGTCAGCGGCAACGTGTAGCGATTGCCAGGGCGATAGTTAATGAACCGGAAGTCATCCTGCTGGATGAACCGCTATCTGCCCTTGATTTGAAATTGCGTACAGAAATGCAATATGAATTGCGGGAGCTACAACAAAGACTTGGAATCACGTTCATCTTCGTCACTCATGACCAAGAGGAAGCATTAGCGATGTCAGATGAGATTTTTGTCCTTAACAAAGGGAAAATTCAGCAAAGTGGGCCCCCTACGGATATTTATGATGAACCGCTGAATCGATTCGTTGCCGATTTCATTGGTGAGTCGAACATTGTAAAAGGAAAAATGATTGAAGATTACCTAGTGGAATTCGTCGGCAGACAGTTCGAATGTGTAGACCAAGGTTTGAACAGCGATGAAGCTGTTGATATTGTCATCCGCCCGGAAGATTTAGAGATTACTTCCGTCAATCGCGGGAAACTGCAAGTTCGGGTGGATTCTCAGCTATTTCGCGGTGTGCATTATGAAATCAGCTGCTATGATCATGATGGGAATGAGTGGCTTGTCCAATCAACGAAAAAGGCAACAGTTGGAGATGAAATAGGTCTTTATTTCGATCCCGAAGCGATTCATGTCATGCGATTGGGTGAAACGGAAGAGGAATTCGATAAGCGTTTGGAAGCGTATCATGATGGGGAAAGTCATGCGGAATAAACTATCACGGAATATTTATTTCATACCCTATGTCTTATGGATTGCATTATTCGTTGTCGCACCCATTTTGTTAATCCTTTACTATTCCTTCTTCGACATTGAAGGTAATCTCTCTTTGAGTAACTATCAAAAGTTCTTTACACCAGTATATTTAAAAATGACTTTAAGCTCATTTTGGTATGCTTTCCTCATTACGGTAATATCCCTTTTAGTGGCTTACCCTACCGCATATTTGTTAACGAAAACCAAGCATAAGCAGTTGTGGCTTTTGCTGATAATCGTGCCTTCCTGGATTAATTTACTCTTAAAGGCTTATGCCTTCATTGGCATTTTTGGCACGTATGGTGTGGCGAATGGTTTTCTGGAGGCAGTAGGAATCGGAAAGCAGCAAATTCTCTTTACGGATTTCAGCTTCATATTCGTTTCGGTTTATATATTCATCCCGTTTATGATCTTACCGATATTCAATGCGCTTGATGAAATGAATCCAACCCTTTTGGATGCGGCCAATGACTTGGGAGCGTCCCGGTGGATGACATTCCGCCGCGTCATTTTTCCTTTGACGATAGATGGTGTAAAGACGGGATGCCAGGTAGTCTTCATCCCGGCACTTTCATTGTTCATGCTTACAAGACTGATTGCCGGTAATCGAGTCATTACGCTTGGTACGGCTATCGAGCAGCACTTCCTTGTGACACAGGATTGGGGAATGGGTTCCACAATCGCGGTATTTTTGATTATTATAATGTTCCTGATTATGTTTGTAACGGGTAACCGAAAGCAGGGTGTGTAAATTGGGCAATAAATTATCACCAATATCAAAAGCGTTTCTCGTTTTGATTTTTCTCATACTCTATGCACCGATTTTCTTTTTAGTCTTTTACTCGTTTAACAGCGGTGGAACGATGTATGACTTTAAAGGGTTCACCATGGAGTGGTACAAGGAGCTGTTCCAAGATACAAGGCTGTTGATCATTGTATTGAATACGCTTGTGATCGCTTTATTATCTGCACTGATCGCCACGATCATTGGGGTGATTGGAGCCATTGGAATTCGTTCCTTTACGAGCAGTAAAGCTAGGAATACGGTATTGTCATTGAATAATGTATTGATTGTCAGT
Protein-coding sequences here:
- a CDS encoding helix-turn-helix domain-containing protein, with translation MQIGKKIKNLRLKKGLTQEELGERTDLSKGYISQLERDLSSPSIETLFNILEVLGCKPKQFFDEEDQVQKVVYEEEAQTFFIDEERGYQIQWLVPESNEKEMEPIRLTLQEKGEFKQFEPSLSETFGYVISGRVIVKLGTHTYFVKAGESIYFHASDEHQIINDFGGPSELLLVVTESYL
- a CDS encoding protoporphyrinogen oxidase, with product MKTVVVVGGGITGLSTMYYLQKAAKANSLSVRLILIEGNEKLGGKIRTVHDGPFKIEAGADSIVARKQNIKPFLKELNLEDQVVYNATGKSFIHTDGVLKGIPEDALFGIPMSLESLVKSDLVSAQGKVDALKDFYTKNETFTKNDSIGLFLESFLGKELVQKQISPVLSGVYSGKLNELTIAKTLPEMLDYKNEYGSIIRGLSENKQKYQSKGNKKFLSFKNGLSVLIERIEESLNMVEIVKGVKAEKIRKNDERYIISLANGESLETDFIVLSTPHTIAQKLLGDRELDQDFAGLINSSMISVYLGFDIPDSMLPNDGTGFIAGDNSDLICNACTWTSRKWEHTSENSQLLVRLFYKSSIPDYERLRSLTNQELIQVALRDIKSSLSISGTPITSEVTKWHEEMPNYHIKHPQIVQSLEAKISENYPNVLLAGCSYNGVGIPDCIADGEKKAEEICLNL
- a CDS encoding ABC transporter permease, whose protein sequence is MRNKLSRNIYFIPYVLWIALFVVAPILLILYYSFFDIEGNLSLSNYQKFFTPVYLKMTLSSFWYAFLITVISLLVAYPTAYLLTKTKHKQLWLLLIIVPSWINLLLKAYAFIGIFGTYGVANGFLEAVGIGKQQILFTDFSFIFVSVYIFIPFMILPIFNALDEMNPTLLDAANDLGASRWMTFRRVIFPLTIDGVKTGCQVVFIPALSLFMLTRLIAGNRVITLGTAIEQHFLVTQDWGMGSTIAVFLIIIMFLIMFVTGNRKQGV
- a CDS encoding Na+/H+ antiporter, with translation MEFFLVILALLILIGVSNVINHFIPFIPVPLIQIALGVILALLPLGMHVEMETELFLLLFIAPLLFNDGKNVPRTALWKLRAPILMLALGLVFITVWAGGYLINWMIPSIPLPAAFALAAILSPTDVVAVSALASRVKLPKSIMHLLEGEGLMNDASGLVAFKFAVAATVTGVFSLVDATFSFIWISIGGFVGGAIVAFIIIRLRVFLRRLGMEDVTMHMLIQILTPFIIFLSVEHFHLSGILAVVAGGIVHAIERDREISPTVELQVVSKSTWSVILYVLNGLVFVLLGLQIPSVLKIIFQDPVFNNGQVILYIVVITLFLFALRFIWLTAAWSIGWMTKKAGAQKPDFKAAGIITISGVRGAVTLAGSFSIPYVLADGSPFPERSLIIFIAAGVILLTLIVASVFLPIIARAEEEEIVDKQADRTKAAAIHTHQAAIKVIESQMTDENREAALSIISRYCTKINALSYVEQEKEPAALREEEKGLRFKALEAEQRFLDKLIKDEKVDRETAFICKEYIQRMEGAVTNRMKFRFFRSVTLFRRSMLRVFKLFFPNKSEIRRINIERLEKVRDLKIRMYKAAIQEIQAGITSENHETSSMIIEEYKVLILKCKRENRGRTPSKMVDYERELFYKAIQAERDEVQDMFEKRQISREVANILRKQINLREALTINESTH
- a CDS encoding GNAT family N-acetyltransferase, with the translated sequence MLLRGFLIDQNHQGKRIAKKALQIFPEFAKGIFPNKDSIVLAVDVKNMIAKTLYTKTGFQDKGIHKEGRSGLMEIMEYRLDKMNMDMEKGNEIQSINMRVFRLFE
- a CDS encoding ABC transporter ATP-binding protein; this translates as MANENIIHFDQVTKQFDDDTVVLDNVSFEIERGKFYTLLGPSGCGKTTILRLIAGFTEASKGDIYFEGKKINDVPANKRQVNTVFQDYALFPHLNVFENVAFGLRIKKMKNTEVEIKVKEALSFVNLEGYEKREIREMSGGQRQRVAIARAIVNEPEVILLDEPLSALDLKLRTEMQYELRELQQRLGITFIFVTHDQEEALAMSDEIFVLNKGKIQQSGPPTDIYDEPLNRFVADFIGESNIVKGKMIEDYLVEFVGRQFECVDQGLNSDEAVDIVIRPEDLEITSVNRGKLQVRVDSQLFRGVHYEISCYDHDGNEWLVQSTKKATVGDEIGLYFDPEAIHVMRLGETEEEFDKRLEAYHDGESHAE